A stretch of Aedes aegypti strain LVP_AGWG chromosome 2, AaegL5.0 Primary Assembly, whole genome shotgun sequence DNA encodes these proteins:
- the LOC5579236 gene encoding protein PIH1D3 produces MLGSDSLKQLQKLFKSANGESDSEDDERCNVGGAQQIGPGDIGSSSKPKHKKKQNQNPEDHVKTCSYAPLQKEQTTEPKTIEEFEKQLETECENLLESRPTPEYKISYKQTVGTEDLFLQMSGKTPSTSSCENMIVEVFLSDEIGVGIHHIDLTVQEQRILVKSPKYFLDLQLPHKVDPDKGNAAWLSEEKVLKLTLKMEREYDFVNF; encoded by the exons ATGTTGGGCTCCGATAGTTTGAAGCAACTGCAGAAGCTGTTTAAATCGGCCAATGGTGAAAGCGATTCAGAAGACGATGAACGGTGCAATGTTGGAGGGGCTCAGCAAATAG GTCCTGGAGACATTGGGTCATCTTCGAAACCAAAGCATAAAAAGAAgcagaatcaaaatccggaGGATCATGTGAAGACTTGCTCATACGCTCCATTGCAGAAAGAGCAAACAACAGAGCCTAAGACTATCGAGGAGTTtgaaaaacagcttgaaacggaATGCGAAAATCTTTTGGAATCCCGTCCGACACCCGAGTACAAGATATCCTACAAGCAAACCGTTGGAACGGAGGACCTCTTTTTGCAGATGAGTGGGAAAACTCCCAGCACGTCCAGCTGTGAGAATATGATTGTCGAAGTTTTCCTATCGGACGAAATTGGAGTCGGAATACACCATATCGATCTCACCGTTCAGGAGCAACGAATTCTGGTCAAGTCACCGAAGTACTTCCTGGATCTTCAACTGCCCCACAAAGTAGATCCCGACAAGGGCAATGCCGCCTGGCTGTCGGAGGAAAAGGTTCTCAAGCTTACACTAAAGATGGAACGCGAGTATgactttgtaaatttttga